In Pieris napi chromosome 2, ilPieNapi1.2, whole genome shotgun sequence, the following proteins share a genomic window:
- the LOC125061586 gene encoding uncharacterized protein LOC125061586 isoform X5 yields the protein MLLKLGEAGMSIHRGSTAVKITIFITFMFTLTLYQYYNAMLVSTLLREPPKTIRTLTELLNSNLKIGVEDVVYNRDYLKRTTDPVAKALYREKVVTARENNFYPPIKGMELVKSGGFAFHVDTIIAYPIMRWSFTESEICEVQEVYMIPPQKMGAILQKRSPYKEHVRLGIRKMMETGVMSRLKAIWDEAKPPCVRTPGTRAFSVNIQEFSTALILLGIGNILALTVLVIENIVFIVSKNSK from the exons ATGTTGCTGAAACTTGGGGAAGCAG GAATGTCAATACATAGAGGATCAACAGCGGTGAAGATTACGATTTTTATAACCTTTATGTTCACGTTGACATTGTATCAGTACTACAATGCAATGCTTGTGTCAACTTTATTGCGTGAACCTCCTAAAACAATTCGTACTTTAACGGAACTATTAAACAGCAACCTGAAGATAGGTGTGGAAGATGTGGTCTACAATAGAGATTATCTCAAG CGCACAACCGATCCCGTAGCAAAAGCTCTGTATCGTGAGAAAGTAGTGACGGCAagagaaaacaatttttatccACCCATAAAAGGCATGGAACTAGTTAAGTCTGGAGGCTTTGCTTTCCACGTCGATACGATTATTGCGTACCCCATAATGCGGTGGTCGTTTACGGAATCCGAGATTTGTGAGGTCCAAGAAGTTTATATGATACCTCCGCAAAAGATGGGGGCTATACTTCAAAAGCGATCACCTTATAAGGAACACGTTAGACTTGG AATAAGGAAAATGATGGAAACTGGAGTAATGAGCAGATTGAAGGCTATATGGGACGAAGCGAAGCCTCCCTGTGTACGTACACCTGGCACACGCGCTTTTTCAGTCAACATACAAGAGTTCTCTACTGCGCTTATTCTGCTTGGTATTGGGAATATTCTTGCTCTTACTGTATTGGTTATTGAGAATATTGTGTTTATAGTTAgcaaaaatagtaaataa
- the LOC125061586 gene encoding uncharacterized protein LOC125061586 isoform X3: MHFMANISYWKSLTDLSVIISIFKFKNVGNVILLHCFELQHFHQAQKMFIENNMRVAVSHINDISAHNWLYQYSRLGVVVDTSCNLWETSFSAFHEPFQSPLSWILKSDDISKTKDILSQYPIEFTSDVNVLCNRSGSYKIYDLYNKRYNLKDNFILSEIGYWDGNLFLLTKRNKQLTGVRLQITVVYPDPIRNVTFNHFLNLHKRSQIDSLHKLKFFTLIMYLRDMYNFTYNLQRTASWGYLRNGSFDGLVGALQRKESDIGGTSVFFRKDRCEVIDYVAETWGSRICFIFRHPKHPGGSFAIYARPLVNAVWYSTVGLLLFIGAFLYSLLKLNTFLRLGGSEDTTPSLTALFVFSALGQQGMSIHRGSTAVKITIFITFMFTLTLYQYYNAMLVSTLLREPPKTIRTLTELLNSNLKIGVEDVVYNRDYLKNKENDGNWSNEQIEGYMGRSEASLCTYTWHTRFFSQHTRVLYCAYSAWYWEYSCSYCIGY; this comes from the exons ATGCATTTTATGGCCAACATAAGTTATTGGAAATCTTTAACTGACCTATCagttattataagtattttcaAGTTTAAAAATGTAGGAAATGTTATTCTTCTTCATTGTTTTGAATTGCAGCATTTTCATCAGGCTCAGAAAatgtttatagaaaataacatGCGGGTAGCTGTTTCtcatataaatgatatttctGCACATAATTGGTTGTATCAGTATTCAAGGTTAGGTGTGGTTGTTGACACAAGCTGTAACCTTTGGGAAACAAGTTTCAGTGCTTTCCATGAGCCATTCCAAAGCCCTCTCTCATGGATTTTGAAATCCGAtgatatttcaaaaacaaaagacatttTATCTCAATATCCTATTGAGTTTACTTCCGATGTTAATGTATTATGCAACAGAAGTGGTTCTTACAAAATTTATGACTTATACAATAAAAGATACAACCTCAAGGACAATTTTATTCTCAGTGAAATCGGATATTGGGAtggaaacttatttttattgaccaAACGCAACAAACAGTTGACAGGAGTTAGGCTGCAAATAACTGTTGTATATCCGGACCCTATACGCAATGTAACGTTTAATCATTTTCTAAATCTACACAAGAGATCCCAAATCGACTCGCTACATAAGCTAAAGTTTTTTACGCTCATCATGTATTTACGAGATATGTACAATTTTAc GTATAATCTCCAACGCACAGCGTCTTGGGGATACTTGCGCAATGGTAGCTTCGATGGGTTAGTAGGTGCTTTACAGAGGAAGGAGTCTGATATTGGAGGCACTTCTGTTTTCTTTAGAAAGGATAGATGTGAAGTTATTGACTATGTTGCTGAAACTTGGGGAAGCAG AATTTGCTTCATTTTCCGCCACCCTAAGCATCCAGGTGGTAGTTTTGCGATTTACGCACGACCTCTTGTTAACGCGGTTTGGTATAGCACGGTTGGACTATTGCTATTTATCGGGGCTTTTCTCTATAGTCTCCTTAAactaaacacatttttaaggCTAGGAGGTTCGGAGGATACTACACCATCGCTCACggctttatttgtttttagtgCTTTAGGACAGCAAG GAATGTCAATACATAGAGGATCAACAGCGGTGAAGATTACGATTTTTATAACCTTTATGTTCACGTTGACATTGTATCAGTACTACAATGCAATGCTTGTGTCAACTTTATTGCGTGAACCTCCTAAAACAATTCGTACTTTAACGGAACTATTAAACAGCAACCTGAAGATAGGTGTGGAAGATGTGGTCTACAATAGAGATTATCTCAAG AATAAGGAAAATGATGGAAACTGGAGTAATGAGCAGATTGAAGGCTATATGGGACGAAGCGAAGCCTCCCTGTGTACGTACACCTGGCACACGCGCTTTTTCAGTCAACATACAAGAGTTCTCTACTGCGCTTATTCTGCTTGGTATTGGGAATATTCTTGCTCTTACTGTATTGGTTATTGA
- the LOC125061586 gene encoding uncharacterized protein LOC125061586 isoform X4, translated as MHFMANISYWKSLTDLSVIISIFKFKNVGNVILLHCFELQHFHQAQKMFIENNMRVAVSHINDISAHNWLYQYSRLGVVVDTSCNLWETSFSAFHEPFQSPLSWILKSDDISKTKDILSQYPIEFTSDVNVLCNRSGSYKIYDLYNKRYNLKDNFILSEIGYWDGNLFLLTKRNKQLTGVRLQITVVYPDPIRNVTFNHFLNLHKRSQIDSLHKLKFFTLIMYLRDMYNFTYNLQRTASWGYLRNGSFDGLVGALQRKESDIGGTSVFFRKDRCEVIDYVAETWGSRNVNT; from the exons ATGCATTTTATGGCCAACATAAGTTATTGGAAATCTTTAACTGACCTATCagttattataagtattttcaAGTTTAAAAATGTAGGAAATGTTATTCTTCTTCATTGTTTTGAATTGCAGCATTTTCATCAGGCTCAGAAAatgtttatagaaaataacatGCGGGTAGCTGTTTCtcatataaatgatatttctGCACATAATTGGTTGTATCAGTATTCAAGGTTAGGTGTGGTTGTTGACACAAGCTGTAACCTTTGGGAAACAAGTTTCAGTGCTTTCCATGAGCCATTCCAAAGCCCTCTCTCATGGATTTTGAAATCCGAtgatatttcaaaaacaaaagacatttTATCTCAATATCCTATTGAGTTTACTTCCGATGTTAATGTATTATGCAACAGAAGTGGTTCTTACAAAATTTATGACTTATACAATAAAAGATACAACCTCAAGGACAATTTTATTCTCAGTGAAATCGGATATTGGGAtggaaacttatttttattgaccaAACGCAACAAACAGTTGACAGGAGTTAGGCTGCAAATAACTGTTGTATATCCGGACCCTATACGCAATGTAACGTTTAATCATTTTCTAAATCTACACAAGAGATCCCAAATCGACTCGCTACATAAGCTAAAGTTTTTTACGCTCATCATGTATTTACGAGATATGTACAATTTTAc GTATAATCTCCAACGCACAGCGTCTTGGGGATACTTGCGCAATGGTAGCTTCGATGGGTTAGTAGGTGCTTTACAGAGGAAGGAGTCTGATATTGGAGGCACTTCTGTTTTCTTTAGAAAGGATAGATGTGAAGTTATTGACTATGTTGCTGAAACTTGGGGAAGCAG GAATGTCAATACATAG
- the LOC125061586 gene encoding uncharacterized protein LOC125061586 isoform X2 has protein sequence MHFMANISYWKSLTDLSVIISIFKFKNVGNVILLHCFELQHFHQAQKMFIENNMRVAVSHINDISAHNWLYQYSRLGVVVDTSCNLWETSFSAFHEPFQSPLSWILKSDDISKTKDILSQYPIEFTSDVNVLCNRSGSYKIYDLYNKRYNLKDNFILSEIGYWDGNLFLLTKRNKQLTGVRLQITVVYPDPIRNVTFNHFLNLHKRSQIDSLHKLKFFTLIMYLRDMYNFTYNLQRTASWGYLRNGSFDGLVGALQRKESDIGGTSVFFRKDRCEVIDYVAETWGSRLGGSEDTTPSLTALFVFSALGQQGMSIHRGSTAVKITIFITFMFTLTLYQYYNAMLVSTLLREPPKTIRTLTELLNSNLKIGVEDVVYNRDYLKRTTDPVAKALYREKVVTARENNFYPPIKGMELVKSGGFAFHVDTIIAYPIMRWSFTESEICEVQEVYMIPPQKMGAILQKRSPYKEHVRLGIRKMMETGVMSRLKAIWDEAKPPCVRTPGTRAFSVNIQEFSTALILLGIGNILALTVLVIENIVFIVSKNSK, from the exons ATGCATTTTATGGCCAACATAAGTTATTGGAAATCTTTAACTGACCTATCagttattataagtattttcaAGTTTAAAAATGTAGGAAATGTTATTCTTCTTCATTGTTTTGAATTGCAGCATTTTCATCAGGCTCAGAAAatgtttatagaaaataacatGCGGGTAGCTGTTTCtcatataaatgatatttctGCACATAATTGGTTGTATCAGTATTCAAGGTTAGGTGTGGTTGTTGACACAAGCTGTAACCTTTGGGAAACAAGTTTCAGTGCTTTCCATGAGCCATTCCAAAGCCCTCTCTCATGGATTTTGAAATCCGAtgatatttcaaaaacaaaagacatttTATCTCAATATCCTATTGAGTTTACTTCCGATGTTAATGTATTATGCAACAGAAGTGGTTCTTACAAAATTTATGACTTATACAATAAAAGATACAACCTCAAGGACAATTTTATTCTCAGTGAAATCGGATATTGGGAtggaaacttatttttattgaccaAACGCAACAAACAGTTGACAGGAGTTAGGCTGCAAATAACTGTTGTATATCCGGACCCTATACGCAATGTAACGTTTAATCATTTTCTAAATCTACACAAGAGATCCCAAATCGACTCGCTACATAAGCTAAAGTTTTTTACGCTCATCATGTATTTACGAGATATGTACAATTTTAc GTATAATCTCCAACGCACAGCGTCTTGGGGATACTTGCGCAATGGTAGCTTCGATGGGTTAGTAGGTGCTTTACAGAGGAAGGAGTCTGATATTGGAGGCACTTCTGTTTTCTTTAGAAAGGATAGATGTGAAGTTATTGACTATGTTGCTGAAACTTGGGGAAGCAG gCTAGGAGGTTCGGAGGATACTACACCATCGCTCACggctttatttgtttttagtgCTTTAGGACAGCAAG GAATGTCAATACATAGAGGATCAACAGCGGTGAAGATTACGATTTTTATAACCTTTATGTTCACGTTGACATTGTATCAGTACTACAATGCAATGCTTGTGTCAACTTTATTGCGTGAACCTCCTAAAACAATTCGTACTTTAACGGAACTATTAAACAGCAACCTGAAGATAGGTGTGGAAGATGTGGTCTACAATAGAGATTATCTCAAG CGCACAACCGATCCCGTAGCAAAAGCTCTGTATCGTGAGAAAGTAGTGACGGCAagagaaaacaatttttatccACCCATAAAAGGCATGGAACTAGTTAAGTCTGGAGGCTTTGCTTTCCACGTCGATACGATTATTGCGTACCCCATAATGCGGTGGTCGTTTACGGAATCCGAGATTTGTGAGGTCCAAGAAGTTTATATGATACCTCCGCAAAAGATGGGGGCTATACTTCAAAAGCGATCACCTTATAAGGAACACGTTAGACTTGG AATAAGGAAAATGATGGAAACTGGAGTAATGAGCAGATTGAAGGCTATATGGGACGAAGCGAAGCCTCCCTGTGTACGTACACCTGGCACACGCGCTTTTTCAGTCAACATACAAGAGTTCTCTACTGCGCTTATTCTGCTTGGTATTGGGAATATTCTTGCTCTTACTGTATTGGTTATTGAGAATATTGTGTTTATAGTTAgcaaaaatagtaaataa
- the LOC125061586 gene encoding glutamate receptor ionotropic, kainate glr-3-like isoform X1 yields MHFMANISYWKSLTDLSVIISIFKFKNVGNVILLHCFELQHFHQAQKMFIENNMRVAVSHINDISAHNWLYQYSRLGVVVDTSCNLWETSFSAFHEPFQSPLSWILKSDDISKTKDILSQYPIEFTSDVNVLCNRSGSYKIYDLYNKRYNLKDNFILSEIGYWDGNLFLLTKRNKQLTGVRLQITVVYPDPIRNVTFNHFLNLHKRSQIDSLHKLKFFTLIMYLRDMYNFTYNLQRTASWGYLRNGSFDGLVGALQRKESDIGGTSVFFRKDRCEVIDYVAETWGSRICFIFRHPKHPGGSFAIYARPLVNAVWYSTVGLLLFIGAFLYSLLKLNTFLRLGGSEDTTPSLTALFVFSALGQQGMSIHRGSTAVKITIFITFMFTLTLYQYYNAMLVSTLLREPPKTIRTLTELLNSNLKIGVEDVVYNRDYLKRTTDPVAKALYREKVVTARENNFYPPIKGMELVKSGGFAFHVDTIIAYPIMRWSFTESEICEVQEVYMIPPQKMGAILQKRSPYKEHVRLGIRKMMETGVMSRLKAIWDEAKPPCVRTPGTRAFSVNIQEFSTALILLGIGNILALTVLVIENIVFIVSKNSK; encoded by the exons ATGCATTTTATGGCCAACATAAGTTATTGGAAATCTTTAACTGACCTATCagttattataagtattttcaAGTTTAAAAATGTAGGAAATGTTATTCTTCTTCATTGTTTTGAATTGCAGCATTTTCATCAGGCTCAGAAAatgtttatagaaaataacatGCGGGTAGCTGTTTCtcatataaatgatatttctGCACATAATTGGTTGTATCAGTATTCAAGGTTAGGTGTGGTTGTTGACACAAGCTGTAACCTTTGGGAAACAAGTTTCAGTGCTTTCCATGAGCCATTCCAAAGCCCTCTCTCATGGATTTTGAAATCCGAtgatatttcaaaaacaaaagacatttTATCTCAATATCCTATTGAGTTTACTTCCGATGTTAATGTATTATGCAACAGAAGTGGTTCTTACAAAATTTATGACTTATACAATAAAAGATACAACCTCAAGGACAATTTTATTCTCAGTGAAATCGGATATTGGGAtggaaacttatttttattgaccaAACGCAACAAACAGTTGACAGGAGTTAGGCTGCAAATAACTGTTGTATATCCGGACCCTATACGCAATGTAACGTTTAATCATTTTCTAAATCTACACAAGAGATCCCAAATCGACTCGCTACATAAGCTAAAGTTTTTTACGCTCATCATGTATTTACGAGATATGTACAATTTTAc GTATAATCTCCAACGCACAGCGTCTTGGGGATACTTGCGCAATGGTAGCTTCGATGGGTTAGTAGGTGCTTTACAGAGGAAGGAGTCTGATATTGGAGGCACTTCTGTTTTCTTTAGAAAGGATAGATGTGAAGTTATTGACTATGTTGCTGAAACTTGGGGAAGCAG AATTTGCTTCATTTTCCGCCACCCTAAGCATCCAGGTGGTAGTTTTGCGATTTACGCACGACCTCTTGTTAACGCGGTTTGGTATAGCACGGTTGGACTATTGCTATTTATCGGGGCTTTTCTCTATAGTCTCCTTAAactaaacacatttttaaggCTAGGAGGTTCGGAGGATACTACACCATCGCTCACggctttatttgtttttagtgCTTTAGGACAGCAAG GAATGTCAATACATAGAGGATCAACAGCGGTGAAGATTACGATTTTTATAACCTTTATGTTCACGTTGACATTGTATCAGTACTACAATGCAATGCTTGTGTCAACTTTATTGCGTGAACCTCCTAAAACAATTCGTACTTTAACGGAACTATTAAACAGCAACCTGAAGATAGGTGTGGAAGATGTGGTCTACAATAGAGATTATCTCAAG CGCACAACCGATCCCGTAGCAAAAGCTCTGTATCGTGAGAAAGTAGTGACGGCAagagaaaacaatttttatccACCCATAAAAGGCATGGAACTAGTTAAGTCTGGAGGCTTTGCTTTCCACGTCGATACGATTATTGCGTACCCCATAATGCGGTGGTCGTTTACGGAATCCGAGATTTGTGAGGTCCAAGAAGTTTATATGATACCTCCGCAAAAGATGGGGGCTATACTTCAAAAGCGATCACCTTATAAGGAACACGTTAGACTTGG AATAAGGAAAATGATGGAAACTGGAGTAATGAGCAGATTGAAGGCTATATGGGACGAAGCGAAGCCTCCCTGTGTACGTACACCTGGCACACGCGCTTTTTCAGTCAACATACAAGAGTTCTCTACTGCGCTTATTCTGCTTGGTATTGGGAATATTCTTGCTCTTACTGTATTGGTTATTGAGAATATTGTGTTTATAGTTAgcaaaaatagtaaataa